The Nitrospiraceae bacterium sequence GGGCCGTGTGAGTGGTCGATTTCACGCGGCCCATGCTGATGCGACCTTTGTTATCGTGGAAAATTTTGCGGAAATTTGGTTCATCAGATCGTGCCAGGACTTGGCAAAGGCTGCCGTTCCTTCGCGCTGGAGGTCTCGGGCCAGTGTCTCATAATCGATGCCGGCGCCGGCAAATTCCGCCAGTACCGCCTCAGCGTCGCCACCGTGGACGCGGAGGACATTACTTACCCTCCCATGACCGGCAAAGGCGAGGAGAGTCTTTTCCGGCATCGTGTTGATGGTATCCGGGGCTGCCAGAGCCTCGACGTACAGAACGTTCGGGGCTGCCGGATCCTTGGTCCCCGTACTGGCCCAGAGCAGTCGTTGTGGGCATGCTCCGGCTGCAACAAGATTTTGCCAGCGTTTGTCTGCCAATAGATCGCGATAGGCTTTGTAGGTGCCCATGGCGATGGCCATGCCAAGACGGTTGCGCAACGAAGCCGGCCCCCTGTTCTTGACCGCCACGTCCCAGCGACTGACAAAGATTGATGCCACCGACTGGATTTTTGGGTCGAGCCCTGTGGCGATTCGCCGCCCAATGGCGCACATATACGCTTCGGCCGCCGCGATATACTGCTCATGCGAGAACAGCAGTGTGACATTGACGGGCACGCCCGCAAAGATCGATTCCTCGATCGCGGGAAGGTCTGCGATCGTACCAGGAATCCTGATGAATAGATTAGGGCATTGGGCGCGCGCATGCAGTTGTGCTGCCGCCGTGATGGTGGCCGCTGTGTCGTCCGCGAGCAAAGGAGAGACCTCCAACGACACCCACCCGTCGAGGCTACCGGTGGCATCGTGGACCGGCCGAAACAGATCGGCCGCTTGTACCAAATCTTCCATGGCGAGTTCGAAGAA is a genomic window containing:
- the tal gene encoding transaldolase, which gives rise to MNATQQFYDLGQSLWLDNITRELLTSGTLSRCINEFAVTGLTSNPTIFDHAIKEGAHYADAIRQKAFAGKSGEDLFFELAMEDLVQAADLFRPVHDATGSLDGWVSLEVSPLLADDTAATITAAAQLHARAQCPNLFIRIPGTIADLPAIEESIFAGVPVNVTLLFSHEQYIAAAEAYMCAIGRRIATGLDPKIQSVASIFVSRWDVAVKNRGPASLRNRLGMAIAMGTYKAYRDLLADKRWQNLVAAGACPQRLLWASTGTKDPAAPNVLYVEALAAPDTINTMPEKTLLAFAGHGRVSNVLRVHGGDAEAVLAEFAGAGIDYETLARDLQREGTAAFAKSWHDLMNQISAKFSTITKVASAWAA